The Mucilaginibacter gracilis genomic interval GGGTGTATTGCCGATCCACACCCCTTTGACTTCGAAGCCAAACTTGGGCAGGTTGATCCGGTGCTTTGACCAATGGTCTTTAAAATAATGAGCGGCAGTTTCCTTGTCAGCAAGGGTGTAAATTCTTAATTGTTCCATAATGTTGATTTCTATTTTGATGGTTGTTTTAATTGAGGTTTAGCGGTCAATAACAATATGCCGACAACCGAACAAATGATAGTCGCTGCAATATGGGGTATTGCTTGCTGCACATTGGTATAACTTTTTTCGAGCACGGTGATCATATCGGAAACCGGGATGATCGTCGCCACCACTAACATTACGCCCAGGGCTCGGCGCTCCTTCATCAAAACCAAAGCGCACAATAAGACCCCGGAAAATATGTCCCGGATCCCTTTGATGTGATGAAAGGAGTAATCTCCGTGGGCATTAAAGCGGATGCCGAATGCAGCTGTTGCTACTTCAGGAGAGAAGAAAAAGCGGGCTCCCAGGAAAATCATTGCCAGGCCCAGTAAAAATGCGATTGCATAAGAGATTTTTGTTGTCATGGTATTTTGTTTTTAAATATTGACACAAAATTATCCTTGCAGCAAAGGGCGTTCATGCACCTGAGTTAACAAATCAATATGGGGTGAAAACTTTTTTACGGAAGCGGCTAGGTTCACAGGTTATTTGGCCTACCCAAGCCTGTACATCCTGTGATCAGTGTGGTTTATATCGAACCTTTAGATGTAACACCTATCGGGTTACCAAAAATGGTCTACACCGATTTTCATTTGATTTTCTTTAAAAAGAATGTCAAAGCACCTGTGATTATTAATATACGATCAGCAGCATTATGATTTGACGAAGGCTTATTCGCCAAAGAACGAAGTTGATCATAGCACAATCGGTTCTCGAGAAAATGTTTAATATTTTTCCGGGAAATCAAGAGGAAATAGTATAACCATCTGGTTGGAACGCCAACCATTTTCAACAAATGCTTGGACAATTTTTTATTACCTGGTTAATGAAGCCGCCAGTTGAGGCAGTAGTCCAATTGCTCCTGACAGGCCCATCGTGTTAGGATAATCCCGGTGGTTTACAATTTTGCCCTCTTTAAACCTAATTACCGCGATAGAAGAGGACAGGCTAAAAACATCGCCTGTGGCAATATTCTTACCGGCAATGTCAAATTCAACGATCACCGTATTGGGGTCTATTCTTTGGTGAGCTACTGCGTTGACCTTATACAGTTCAAATAGTTTATTCACACTGTGAAGCTGGCTTTTTTCTCCGAACCTTTCGCGTATGTTGTCGATACCTTCGAAGCGGGATGGGCTATTTTGCACTGCAAACGGCAGTTCAAGTACGCCGTCTTCAGCAAAGCAGTCAACATAGCTTTCGTAATTCCTTGTTTCTAAAGCGACGCGCAGCTTTTCTACGACTTCTGATATGTTTTTCATAGCGGATATTTTATTTTTATTCCTGCAAAAATATACTGCCTTAGCTGAAGTACAGTTGCCAAAAGGCAAATAATGAATCAACGCTTTAATGCTTTTCGCCTTATCCGGCTTAACGTGCTATTGGTTAAATTGAGGTAAGATGCGATGTACTTTAACGGCACGCGATTATGTAATTTGTACTCGGTTTGTGGCTCAAACGTGTGCTAATATGCTAATATTCAGTGTATTTAAAGCACCTTAGCTATTTGAAATGAAGCCTTACCAAACCTACTATGCTAATAATGTCGAAGAAGCAATTGATTTAGCCCGACAATTTAATATTGATGGTAAATATGACCTTTTCCGGGGCCAAGTACGTGAATATAATAAGCAGGAGTTAAATTTAACACTATTAAATACGATTAAACCGTAGGGATAATACTTGCCGTCGAAAGACAGTTTTTTATATGTATAAGCAATCCATTGTTAATATCTTTACTGCTGACACACGGACCATTGTTCACTGTGAACCCTTGATTAA includes:
- a CDS encoding DUF4267 domain-containing protein, which produces MTTKISYAIAFLLGLAMIFLGARFFFSPEVATAAFGIRFNAHGDYSFHHIKGIRDIFSGVLLCALVLMKERRALGVMLVVATIIPVSDMITVLEKSYTNVQQAIPHIAATIICSVVGILLLTAKPQLKQPSK
- a CDS encoding nuclear transport factor 2 family protein, producing MKNISEVVEKLRVALETRNYESYVDCFAEDGVLELPFAVQNSPSRFEGIDNIRERFGEKSQLHSVNKLFELYKVNAVAHQRIDPNTVIVEFDIAGKNIATGDVFSLSSSIAVIRFKEGKIVNHRDYPNTMGLSGAIGLLPQLAASLTR